Below is a genomic region from Deinococcus koreensis.
CAGACGCACCGACCTGCCGGCCGAGGCCTGCTGCAGCGCCGTGATCATGGCGGGGCGATCCGGGAAGACCTGTTCCAGGCTGCGGCCCGCCACCTCGGCGTCGGTCAGTCCGAAGAGTTCCAGGAAGGGCCGGCTGACCCGCCGGAAGACCAGATCGGCCGTGAACCAGGCGGTCGCCATCGGCAGCTGCGTGACCAGCACCTCCGCCTCGCGGCCCTCGCCGTCCATCCGCGCGGCGGCGAGCAGCATGGTCAGCACCTGGATCGCCGTGTTCGGCACCTGCCCGTCCTCGCTCCAGAGCAGGCCCAGCAGCGCGCCGTCGCGGGTCAGCCAGGTCATCTCGCCACGCTCGAACCAGTCGTCGGGCGGCACCAGATCGGCCCCCACCAGATTCGTGGAGGCGTCGGCGCGCACGCGCACCACCTCCTCACCGACCGACGCGAGCAGGGTCGCCTGCGGGGCGTGCATACGCAGCAGGTCACTCAGGGCAGATTGGAGGGCGGTGGTGGAAGCAAAGGCTGGAATCACTGATCTACCTCGGGGGTTCCGGCACCCAGACGTCCTGGGCTGTGGTTGGGCCATGCTCTCAGGCCAACTCTTACCGCCTTCATGCAAAGGCCGGTATACAAAAGACTGACCCCTGGGCCAGAATCCTGGGCCCTGGTCGAATGTGCGTTCCAGACGGGAACCACCGACCCAGCCGCTCGCCCGTTCCCCCTCCGGGTGCCCCCACCGCCGGGAACCGGATCGGCGCTGCTGGAGGGGTGGCGCCCGCTGCGATCCCAGTTTTCAGGGCTTGGCCGTCAAGGGCCGGGATTCAGGGTCTGGGTGTGGGCCAGCCGCGCGTGGCCCGCGGCGTCCACCGTGTACACCCGGAGGCTCAGGGCCGTGGGCTGCACGTCCAGCCACATGAAGCCCGGCTGCTCATAGGCCTCGAAAGCCGCCGGCCGCCGCCCTACCCGGGGTGAGGACGCCCGGCCAGCCGCGCCCGAGACCAGCGTCCAGGTGCCCGCGCAGCCGGGCTGGGGCGCGAAAAGTTCCAGCGCGTGGTCGTGGCCGCTGAGCAGCAGGTCGGCCTTCCCGCAGGCCACGCCGTACAGCCGCCGCACGGCCTCGCCCCGTTGCAGGGGGGCCGCCGCGTTGTCGTAGCGCCCCGCGTCGCCGTGATTGGAATTGCTGAACAGCGGGTGGTGGCCCAGCACCAGCTTCCAGCGGGCCGGACTGCGGCCCAGCGCGCCCTGCAGCCAGGCCCGCTGGGCCGTGTCCCAGCTGCCGCCGGGGCGCTCGGTCGCCCGCCGGGGGGCCAGATACGCCGCCAGCGGCGAGGTCGCCACCGTGAAGAACTCGACCAGCCGGCCCACGGGCGCACGGTAGGTGCGGGCGGGCATCACCCACTGCGGGTTCAGCCGCGAATACGCGACCTGAACCTCCCCGCCACGGGCGTCGGCACCGTCGCCACCGGCCAGCCAGGACTCGTCGTGGTTGCCGCTGACCATCAGGAACGGCACCTTCAGCGGGCCGTACAGGTCAGCGAAGCGCTCCTTGAAGAGGGGAGACTGCACGTCCTTCGGCCCGGCCGGATAGAAATTGTCCCCCAGGGCCACGCCCAGATCGCAGCCCTCGCGGGCGCAGACCTCGCGCATGGCCGCCGCCACCTGCGCCTGCGTCTGCGAGCCCGTGCCCTGATCCCCCATGACCACGACCCGCACCCGCTGGGGATCGGCGCCGAGCGGCAGCCGGGCCACCGTGTCCGGAAAGGGCTGGGTGACGGCGGTCACGGGCGCGCAGGCGCTGAGCACCAGCGGCAGGGCGAGGATGAAGGCACGCATGATGCCCACAGCCTATGCCACGGCCGCCGGATACACAGTTGAGCCCCACACCCTTGAAGAGTCTCTTAAACTTTTCTCACCGAACATTGGAGGCGAGCCATGAACGACTACCTGAACGTGATCCGCAACAACTACGTCAACTTCTCCAGCCGCGCCCGCCGCCGCGAATACTGGATGTTCGTGCTCAATCAATACGGTCATCTCGGTCATCCTGCAGTTGCCGTTCCAGATTCAGAACCTGGCGTCGCTGGGCGAGGAGTCGGCCGCGATCCCATCCGGAATCGGCCTGATTTCGCTGATTCTGGCCGTCCTGTATGCGCTGGCCGTGTTCGTCCCCAGTCTGGCCGTCACCGTCCGCCGCCTGCACGACACCGGCAAGAGTGGCTGGTGGTATCTGATCGGGCTGATTCCCCTCGTCGGCGGTCTCGTCCTGCTGGTCTTCACGGTGCTGGATTCCGAGCCCGGCAGCAACAGGTGGGGGCCCAACCCCAAGGCCCACGAAGGCGCCACGCCCGCTGCGAACTGGTAGGCGCCCATCCATGACCGCCCCGGCCTGCGCGTCGGGGCGGTGTTCTGCGGGTGCGATGTCTTGTGGGCTTTGCCGCTTGTGGACTTTGCCGTGACCAGATGGTCGATGTGAAACCCCTTGCGGCCTGAAACACTGAATCCATGTCCGCCATCCCGTCGCTTACGATCCGGCCCCTGACCGCCGCCGACCTCTCTCAGACGCTGCCGATGCTGCTCGATATGGGCTTCGTGGAGGATGAGCGGGCGCTGGAAGCGCGTTTTCCCCTCCTGTGTGCCCACCCGGACTGGGTGCTGCTGGGCGCCTTTGACGGCGACACGCTGCTGGGCTACGCGGCGGCGCAGGACTACGGCCCGCATCTGCGCTCCGGAGACTCGCACCGCACCGCCAAACTGCACGACCTCTACACGGCGCCCCCTTCCCGTCGCCGGGGCGTGGGCCGCGCCCTGATGACGGCGATGGAGGCCTGGGCCAGAGCGCGGGGGCTGCGTTCCCTGTTCTGGTACGCCAACCTTCGGGAAGCTACTCCCGCCTACATGGGCATGGGCTACGCCCCCGGCGAGGAAGTGCAGGAGGGCTACCGCTTCTTCGAGATCGATTTCGGTGAGGCGAACACCCGGATACCCCACCCGGAACGGGGCTCGTAAACTGCGGCTAAGCTGGGCCCATGCCCCTCGCCCAGGTCAACGTCGGCCGGATTCTGGCGCCGCTGGACAGCGACACGATGCACGGCTTCACCTCGCGCCTGGACGAGATCAACGCGCTGGCCGACGGCTGGCCGGGCTTCCTGTGGCGGCTGCAGGGCGAGGGGGACAGCGCCACCGACCTGCGCCCCTTCGAGGACGACACCATTCTGGTCAACATGTCCGTCTGGGAAAGCCTGGAGGCGCTGCGCGACTATGTGTACCGCAGCGACCACCTGGCGCTGCTCCGGGCACGCAGGCAGTGGTTCGAGCCCATGACCGAGGCTTTTACGGCGCTGTGGTGGGTGCCGGCCGGCCACATCCCGACGACGGCCGAAGCCTGGGAGCGCATCACGCACCTGCGGGCGCATGGGCCGACGCCGCGGGCGTTCACGTTCAGGCAGGCGTTCGAGGCTCCGCCGGACTGAAGATCGGCGCTCCTGCGAAGGCTGTGATCCGCTCGTCCAGGGTGACCAGCCTTATCCCTTCTTCCAGCGCCTGGGCCACCAGCACATATCACGCCAAAGTCAGGTGCAGCCTTCAGGACACGCCGGACGATCTGCAGTCGGTGGCCGACCCAGTGGGGGTGGTCGTGCAGAACTGGACGCAGGACACCCGGATGCTCACTGTTGAGGAGAGTGTGTGACGGCCCGGCGAGTTCCTCCCCACCAGACAGGCGGGTGAGATCGATTTAGGAATAGCTGCCCATTCAGTACGGGCGACAGAGGCGTTCCTGACAGCGTGGGTCGCCGCACATGCGCAACGGCAGACCGTGTCCTTTCACCTGGGCCTCGCTTCTCCAGTCCTCCATTCCTGAAATCTGACCGCCCAGGTAAGCCCTCTGGCGGGTTGCCCCCCCTGCACCCGACCCGCTATCCTGGCCCTATGAAGCCCTTCGCCCATCACTCCGGTCTGGTGATGCTCGGCGTGTGCTTGCAACGAATGCCTGATCTGTCCGGTCTGGTCACGCGAACTCTGAGCGCCTGAGAACCCCCACGCGGTTTTCAGGCGCTTTGCTGGGTTCACGGCCAGACCGGGTTTTTTTATTGCTGAAGGCAGATGGCTGAAGGCCAAAAGAGGTTGATATGCACGTAGTTCTTCCCGACGGTAAACAACTGGATCTGCAACAGGGCGCGACGGCGCTGGACGCTGCCAAGGCGATCGGCCCCCGGCTCGCCGGTGACGCCCTGGCCGCCACATCCAACGGTGAGCTGGTCGATCTGCTGACCCCGCTGCCCGACGGCGCGGCGATCACGCTGATCACCAAGAAAAATCCGGCCGACGCCGCGCCGCTGTTCCGGCACTCGCTGGGGCATGTCATGAGTCAGGCGGTGGGCGAGTTCTACCGGGCGAAGGGCTACCCAGGCGACGCCATCAAGCGCGGCGTGGGCCCCAGCATCGAGCACGGCTGGTACCAGGACTTCGACCTGCCCGAGCCGCTGCGGGAAGAAGACCTGCCCGAGATCGAGCGGATCATGCGCGAGATCATCGGCCGCAATCTGGAGTTCTCGCGCCGCGAGGTCAG
It encodes:
- a CDS encoding metallophosphoesterase; amino-acid sequence: MRAFILALPLVLSACAPVTAVTQPFPDTVARLPLGADPQRVRVVVMGDQGTGSQTQAQVAAAMREVCAREGCDLGVALGDNFYPAGPKDVQSPLFKERFADLYGPLKVPFLMVSGNHDESWLAGGDGADARGGEVQVAYSRLNPQWVMPARTYRAPVGRLVEFFTVATSPLAAYLAPRRATERPGGSWDTAQRAWLQGALGRSPARWKLVLGHHPLFSNSNHGDAGRYDNAAAPLQRGEAVRRLYGVACGKADLLLSGHDHALELFAPQPGCAGTWTLVSGAAGRASSPRVGRRPAAFEAYEQPGFMWLDVQPTALSLRVYTVDAAGHARLAHTQTLNPGP
- a CDS encoding DUF805 domain-containing protein, with amino-acid sequence MPFQIQNLASLGEESAAIPSGIGLISLILAVLYALAVFVPSLAVTVRRLHDTGKSGWWYLIGLIPLVGGLVLLVFTVLDSEPGSNRWGPNPKAHEGATPAANW
- a CDS encoding GNAT family N-acetyltransferase; the encoded protein is MSAIPSLTIRPLTAADLSQTLPMLLDMGFVEDERALEARFPLLCAHPDWVLLGAFDGDTLLGYAAAQDYGPHLRSGDSHRTAKLHDLYTAPPSRRRGVGRALMTAMEAWARARGLRSLFWYANLREATPAYMGMGYAPGEEVQEGYRFFEIDFGEANTRIPHPERGS
- a CDS encoding DUF3291 domain-containing protein, translated to MPLAQVNVGRILAPLDSDTMHGFTSRLDEINALADGWPGFLWRLQGEGDSATDLRPFEDDTILVNMSVWESLEALRDYVYRSDHLALLRARRQWFEPMTEAFTALWWVPAGHIPTTAEAWERITHLRAHGPTPRAFTFRQAFEAPPD